From a region of the Deltaproteobacteria bacterium genome:
- the amrB gene encoding AmmeMemoRadiSam system protein B yields MATIRPMAVAGLFYPSKPQELRQEVQTLFSEVKKAPPFKAGNLKALIVPHAGIIYSGLTAAYGYRLLQEKTPAPQRIVLLGPSHHAWIEGLALSHYQSFASPLGSVPIDQAAIKKLEGFSQVSLAEATHTQEHSLEVQLPFLQMMLEKFSLIPFAVGEASPQAIAEILNVLWGGPETMILISSDLSHYLAYQAAKIKDAATIRNILDLRFLNEDNQACGAVPINGLIEIAKQRHLKPELIDYRNSGDTAGDKFRVVGYSSIAFYE; encoded by the coding sequence ATGGCAACGATTCGTCCCATGGCAGTGGCAGGTCTATTTTACCCAAGCAAGCCCCAAGAGTTACGCCAAGAAGTGCAAACCCTATTCTCGGAGGTAAAAAAGGCACCTCCCTTTAAGGCCGGAAATCTAAAGGCCCTGATCGTCCCCCATGCTGGCATTATTTATTCGGGGCTTACCGCGGCTTATGGTTATCGTTTATTACAAGAAAAAACCCCCGCGCCACAGCGTATCGTTCTGTTAGGCCCTTCCCATCATGCTTGGATCGAAGGGCTTGCCCTATCTCATTATCAATCTTTTGCCAGCCCCTTGGGTTCTGTCCCCATCGATCAAGCGGCCATCAAAAAACTCGAAGGCTTCTCCCAAGTTTCCCTAGCTGAAGCCACCCACACCCAAGAACATTCCCTAGAAGTACAACTGCCTTTTTTACAAATGATGTTAGAAAAATTTTCTTTAATTCCTTTTGCGGTAGGCGAAGCCAGCCCGCAAGCGATTGCTGAAATTTTGAATGTTTTATGGGGTGGCCCCGAAACCATGATCCTCATCAGTTCTGACCTATCCCACTATCTCGCTTATCAAGCAGCTAAAATAAAAGATGCCGCTACCATTCGTAACATTTTAGATTTAAGATTTCTTAATGAAGATAATCAAGCCTGTGGGGCGGTGCCTATTAATGGGTTGATTGAAATAGCTAAACAACGTCACCTAAAACCTGAATTGATCGATTATCGAAATTCAGGGGACACTGCAGGTGATAAATTTCGCGTCGTGGGTTATAGTTCGATTGCTTTTTATGAATGA
- the amrA gene encoding AmmeMemoRadiSam system protein A has protein sequence MNDKGKNLIIIARNAIGEAFGFEPKAYEEGPWLLEPAATFVTLTMSDVLRGCIGSLEARRPLLDDLKNNAKASAFNDPRFPPLAQDEFNLIRVEVSLLSAPEAIESSDEATATEQLRPFVDGIIFEYGKYRSTFLPQVWEQLPDPKEFLIHLKTKAGLSSGFWAEGVKLQRYTVIKWKET, from the coding sequence ATGAATGATAAAGGAAAAAATTTAATTATCATTGCCCGCAATGCCATTGGAGAGGCTTTTGGTTTTGAGCCTAAGGCTTACGAAGAAGGCCCATGGCTGCTTGAACCTGCGGCCACCTTCGTCACCTTGACCATGAGCGATGTCTTACGAGGATGTATTGGTTCGCTTGAAGCCCGGCGCCCTTTATTAGACGACCTTAAAAATAATGCCAAGGCCTCGGCATTCAATGACCCACGTTTTCCGCCTTTGGCCCAAGACGAATTCAATCTCATTCGGGTGGAGGTGTCTTTACTCTCAGCCCCTGAAGCGATAGAATCTAGCGATGAGGCCACTGCCACCGAACAACTAAGGCCCTTTGTGGATGGAATAATTTTTGAATACGGCAAATATCGCAGCACTTTTTTGCCCCAAGTTTGGGAACAATTGCCAGACCCCAAAGAATTTCTCATCCATTTAAAAACCAAGGCAGGGTTGTCGAGTGGTTTTTGGGCCGAAGGCGTTAAACTACAACGCTATACGGTGATCAAATGGAAGGAAACATAG
- the amrS gene encoding AmmeMemoRadiSam system radical SAM enzyme, protein MEGNIETIHPGRYWHLLTDGRIQCDLCPRDCRLQEGQRGSCFVRQRVNNQMVLTTYGRSSGFCIDPVEKKPLNHFFPGSSVLSFGTAGCNLACKFCQNWDISKSRDMDRLADQASPEKIAQAAQAAGCKSVAFTYNDPVIFLEYALDVADACHALGIKTIAVTAGYIQPEPRVEFYSKMDAANVDLKAFTDEFYSKVCGAHLAPVLDTLKYLKHKTKVWFEITNLMIPGKNDSEAETRQMCQWIHQELGDAVPLHFTAFHPDYKMMDIPPTPPTTLKRAREIALSEGLQFVYTGNVHDAEGGTTACPHCKSPLIVRDWYEILAYHIQADGICSSCHQKVPGHFENFTKAFGAHRIPITMTS, encoded by the coding sequence ATGGAAGGAAACATAGAAACAATCCATCCTGGCCGTTACTGGCACCTTTTAACCGACGGCCGAATTCAATGTGACCTTTGCCCACGCGACTGTCGATTGCAAGAAGGCCAACGAGGTTCTTGTTTTGTAAGACAACGGGTCAATAACCAAATGGTGCTAACCACCTATGGTCGCTCCTCAGGCTTCTGCATCGATCCTGTTGAAAAAAAACCCTTGAATCACTTTTTCCCAGGCAGCAGCGTTTTATCCTTTGGCACTGCGGGTTGCAACCTTGCCTGTAAATTTTGCCAAAACTGGGATATTAGCAAATCACGCGACATGGACCGCCTGGCCGATCAGGCCAGCCCAGAAAAAATTGCCCAAGCCGCTCAAGCAGCCGGATGCAAAAGCGTGGCTTTTACTTATAACGATCCGGTGATCTTTTTAGAATACGCCCTAGATGTCGCAGATGCCTGCCATGCCTTAGGCATTAAAACCATCGCTGTAACTGCCGGTTATATTCAGCCTGAACCTCGAGTTGAATTTTACTCTAAGATGGATGCCGCCAATGTAGACCTCAAGGCCTTTACCGATGAGTTTTATTCTAAAGTTTGTGGCGCCCATTTAGCACCCGTGCTCGATACGCTAAAATACCTGAAACATAAAACCAAGGTATGGTTTGAAATCACCAATTTAATGATCCCGGGAAAAAATGATTCCGAAGCTGAAACCCGCCAAATGTGCCAATGGATTCATCAAGAACTAGGCGATGCTGTCCCTTTACATTTTACCGCCTTTCATCCCGACTATAAGATGATGGATATCCCACCTACCCCACCCACCACCTTGAAAAGAGCCCGCGAAATCGCTTTGAGTGAGGGACTGCAGTTTGTTTATACCGGCAATGTGCACGATGCCGAAGGCGGCACCACTGCTTGCCCCCATTGCAAGTCGCCTCTGATCGTGCGGGATTGGTATGAAATTTTAGCCTATCACATCCAAGCCGATGGCATTTGCTCTTCTTGTCATCAAAAGGTGCCAGGTCATTTTGAAAATTTTACAAAAGCCTTCGGTGCCCATCGCATTCCGATTACCATGACTTCTTAG
- a CDS encoding ATP-binding protein: MFRSQQTIILQDLRKKMVFLTGPRQVGKTWLAQELMKTFKKPLYLNYDDPDHLKIIKKRTWLREIDFIIFDEIHKMPGWKNYLKGIYDTRPQNLHILVTGSARLDTFRYSGDSLAGRYFLHHLLPLSLAEMNSSSVAEEEKLIQRGGFPEAFLANSDEDADRWRSQYLQGLIRFDVLDFERIHDFKAIQNVLEILRRSVGSTISYQSIAEDVGVALNTVKKYIQILEDLHIVFRLIPYSSKIRHSLKKEPKLYFYDTGAVVGDVGAKYENYVALSLYKYLLQIADQKGKPVGLYYLKTKAGNEVDFCLVIDDKIKNIIEAKWTDDHLHKGLNYFCKKYHLAGIQLVHHLKTEQQFENIKIKDSATYLKSLSC, translated from the coding sequence ATGTTTCGTTCACAGCAAACCATCATTTTACAAGACCTCCGCAAAAAAATGGTTTTTCTCACTGGGCCACGGCAGGTGGGTAAAACTTGGTTGGCGCAAGAATTAATGAAAACTTTTAAAAAGCCTTTATATTTAAATTATGATGATCCTGACCATCTCAAAATCATTAAAAAGCGAACTTGGTTGAGAGAAATTGATTTCATCATTTTTGATGAAATCCACAAAATGCCTGGTTGGAAAAATTATCTCAAGGGTATTTATGATACACGCCCACAAAATTTACATATCCTGGTGACGGGGAGTGCACGGTTGGATACTTTTCGTTATTCGGGTGATTCTTTAGCGGGGCGGTATTTTTTGCATCATTTGTTACCCTTGTCTTTGGCAGAAATGAACAGTTCGAGTGTGGCCGAAGAGGAAAAATTAATTCAGCGTGGCGGTTTCCCCGAGGCCTTTTTGGCAAATTCTGATGAAGACGCTGATCGTTGGCGTTCGCAATATTTGCAAGGCCTGATTCGTTTTGATGTTTTGGATTTTGAACGAATCCATGATTTTAAGGCCATCCAAAATGTTTTGGAAATTCTCCGTCGTTCGGTGGGGTCTACTATTTCTTATCAATCCATAGCCGAAGATGTGGGTGTAGCCCTCAATACGGTTAAAAAATATATTCAGATTTTAGAAGATCTTCACATTGTTTTTCGGCTTATCCCTTATTCTAGTAAAATCAGGCATTCACTCAAAAAAGAGCCTAAGCTTTATTTTTATGATACAGGAGCAGTAGTAGGTGATGTGGGTGCCAAATATGAAAACTATGTGGCGTTAAGCTTATATAAATATTTGCTACAAATTGCAGATCAAAAAGGCAAACCGGTTGGTTTGTATTACCTTAAAACCAAGGCCGGCAATGAAGTTGATTTTTGTTTGGTGATTGATGATAAAATCAAAAATATTATTGAAGCCAAATGGACCGATGATCATCTCCACAAAGGGCTTAATTATTTTTGCAAAAAATATCACCTTGCAGGCATCCAATTGGTTCATCACTTAAAAACAGAACAGCAATTTGAAAATATAAAAATTAAAGACAGCGCAACCTATCTCAAAAGCCTTTCCTGTTAG
- a CDS encoding exo-alpha-sialidase yields the protein MNQDSLSMGNFCHALEPVVIMKKIRIFLKIGVGLFSLLLGVNFAQSEELAQFAIGTDSLTISPSTTTVIKGSTQQFAATQTTASISQGGTAWGCGNGGSTGWSVVGGDSNGTISTAGLYTPPSTLPADPEVTIRYTNAGLTAQATVNLRTATSISFGTTTQTNTTAILINVVVVESLLGGSGNRIASRVGSLQTGFSWLGIDSGGFADVFFNQQSGLSGLVGLQNISNDPTGNQIPQSVIIDSDLNPGVFITGANGLQYLSSQNDGASFGTPVAIQSVSTQPATAASAIDANNNLHVVYTNNFDSDEDDNDGNGDDGLVETGQVKYAQSTDGGQTWSTQVIQSSTNVQIDPALAVSEDGQEIYVCYADDLGTDETFEMMFTKSTDGGTTWATPLELKESLGISPQEGFSAFCQIALGPNNEVYLTYNETLTGSAVDHHLYFTQSTNGGSSFSTPIQVSSQALTQRPYIYFNHFMAVDSLGRIDIIWPLDVGATNAPPDTIMYARSTDGGVTFSSNTTLAGGLATIRAIPIGLTHDISGRVHVLYLDSGTSTTEYNVFYIRGE from the coding sequence ATGAATCAGGATAGCTTGTCGATGGGTAATTTTTGCCATGCTTTAGAACCCGTTGTAATTATGAAAAAAATTAGAATTTTTTTAAAAATAGGCGTGGGTTTGTTTTCTTTACTTTTAGGGGTAAATTTTGCCCAAAGCGAAGAGCTTGCCCAATTTGCCATCGGCACAGATAGCCTTACAATCAGCCCTAGCACGACTACAGTCATCAAAGGCTCCACCCAACAATTTGCCGCCACCCAAACCACCGCTTCGATTAGCCAAGGAGGTACGGCTTGGGGTTGTGGCAATGGTGGATCAACGGGATGGTCGGTAGTAGGCGGTGACAGCAATGGGACTATTTCAACAGCAGGTCTTTATACACCGCCCTCTACGTTACCGGCCGACCCTGAAGTGACCATACGATATACGAATGCAGGGCTTACGGCCCAAGCCACCGTCAATTTAAGAACGGCTACCAGTATTAGTTTTGGCACCACCACCCAAACCAACACCACCGCAATCCTCATTAATGTTGTAGTGGTTGAATCTCTCTTGGGAGGATCGGGTAATCGCATTGCCAGTCGAGTAGGAAGTTTGCAAACTGGTTTTTCGTGGCTAGGGATTGATAGTGGTGGTTTTGCTGATGTCTTCTTCAATCAACAATCGGGGCTGTCTGGTTTAGTAGGCCTACAAAATATTTCGAATGATCCAACCGGTAATCAAATTCCACAAAGTGTGATCATTGATAGTGATCTCAATCCCGGCGTTTTTATAACTGGGGCTAATGGGTTGCAATACTTGAGTAGTCAAAATGATGGTGCCAGCTTTGGCACCCCCGTCGCCATTCAGTCGGTCAGCACTCAGCCTGCCACAGCAGCTTCTGCCATTGATGCAAATAATAATCTCCACGTGGTTTACACAAATAATTTTGATTCTGATGAAGATGACAACGATGGCAATGGAGATGATGGGTTAGTTGAAACTGGCCAAGTTAAATATGCCCAAAGCACCGATGGTGGCCAAACTTGGAGCACCCAGGTGATTCAAAGCTCTACCAATGTCCAAATAGATCCCGCCTTGGCTGTGAGTGAAGATGGCCAAGAAATTTATGTTTGTTATGCTGACGATCTAGGTACAGATGAAACCTTTGAAATGATGTTTACCAAAAGCACCGATGGTGGCACCACCTGGGCCACTCCTCTTGAATTAAAAGAAAGTTTAGGGATTAGCCCTCAAGAAGGTTTTTCGGCTTTCTGTCAAATTGCTCTAGGCCCCAACAACGAGGTTTATCTCACCTATAATGAGACTTTAACCGGCAGTGCCGTTGACCATCATCTTTATTTTACCCAAAGCACCAATGGAGGCAGTAGTTTTTCAACCCCCATACAAGTAAGTTCACAAGCCCTGACTCAAAGACCCTATATCTATTTTAATCATTTTATGGCGGTGGATTCCCTGGGTCGCATCGATATCATTTGGCCCCTTGATGTTGGGGCAACCAACGCCCCGCCCGATACCATCATGTACGCCCGTAGTACCGATGGCGGTGTAACTTTTTCCTCAAATACCACCCTCGCCGGTGGGCTTGCTACCATTCGCGCTATCCCCATTGGCCTAACCCACGATATTTCGGGGCGAGTTCACGTGCTCTATTTAGATAGTGGAACCAGCACCACCGAATACAATGTTTTCTACATCCGCGGTGAATAA
- a CDS encoding exo-alpha-sialidase, whose translation MRYFLRGACLILIGITTLLTNKGMGQTIGPSQGGGGFGCSNSTSSSGGSGTDALTISPSGTVTVTKDDTQQFTANKSDVTWSIVTSADISLSESFGEISTTGLYTPPSTLPLNPSTTLRGCAGSECVDVTINLRTGDSITFPATDTQLNTTENFVTSGQDFSVAYSGIGHRLDTTIGSLHKTMGYLTELSGSRASTEKFGLFNLLNVASPVEDYIDITATNNEIPLAIFYLDTSTLAVFYVDFLANRSGSSMVLKWKTIDESGTTQQNRSSVLTDVSGLQFRADVYKNGSYFDGIMAIWDAITSPTLSRLVFFRCATDGSSCTSSTIASSSSLIHYYPEIISIGDTLHICYMATNSAGTNQQIYYTQSTDAGSSFSSPTQITNDSNGWLYCQIDMSPLDSNKLYLTMSGESGGSRTEQIEGEVGSETSLCSADCLNTSATGQTYFSKSTDNGTTWSTAAPIGTGISRSVDSVNELIHFMEVDSLGRIDLVYGTLNDSRRTIYHTRSSDEGSTWTTPVALGTLDSRPVGVNHDISGRLHIFYHCEESASSTNYCFNSAE comes from the coding sequence ATGAGGTATTTTTTGCGGGGGGCGTGTTTAATCCTTATTGGCATTACGACGCTTTTAACCAATAAAGGGATGGGGCAGACTATTGGTCCTTCCCAAGGTGGTGGGGGTTTTGGTTGTTCTAACTCTACTTCCAGCAGTGGAGGTAGTGGGACCGATGCGCTCACGATCTCGCCTTCCGGCACTGTAACCGTCACGAAAGACGATACCCAACAGTTCACGGCTAATAAAAGCGATGTCACATGGTCTATTGTAACTTCTGCTGATATTAGCCTAAGCGAATCTTTTGGTGAAATTTCAACAACGGGCCTTTACACACCTCCTAGCACCTTGCCTTTAAATCCAAGCACCACACTCCGCGGTTGTGCCGGCTCCGAATGTGTGGATGTAACCATTAACCTCCGCACGGGCGATTCCATCACCTTTCCCGCCACCGATACACAACTCAACACCACTGAAAATTTTGTGACCAGTGGCCAAGACTTTTCTGTTGCCTATTCCGGCATTGGCCATCGGCTTGACACCACCATTGGCTCACTTCACAAAACGATGGGTTATCTTACTGAACTCAGTGGCTCCAGGGCCAGTACTGAAAAATTTGGGTTGTTCAATCTCCTTAACGTCGCAAGCCCTGTCGAAGACTATATCGACATTACGGCCACCAACAATGAAATTCCCTTAGCGATTTTTTATCTCGACACCTCCACCCTCGCGGTTTTTTATGTCGACTTTTTAGCCAACCGTTCAGGAAGTTCTATGGTACTAAAATGGAAAACCATTGATGAATCTGGAACGACCCAACAAAATCGCAGTTCAGTGTTAACAGATGTGTCAGGCCTTCAATTTAGGGCCGATGTTTATAAAAATGGGAGTTATTTTGACGGCATCATGGCAATTTGGGATGCAATCACTTCACCTACCTTGAGTCGTTTAGTGTTCTTTCGCTGTGCTACGGATGGATCCTCTTGTACGAGTAGTACCATAGCTTCTAGTTCGTCGTTGATTCATTATTATCCTGAAATTATCTCGATTGGAGATACGCTCCATATTTGTTACATGGCCACCAATAGTGCTGGAACCAACCAACAAATTTATTATACCCAATCCACTGATGCCGGCTCTAGCTTTTCAAGCCCCACCCAAATCACTAACGATTCGAATGGCTGGCTCTATTGTCAGATTGACATGTCACCTCTAGATAGCAACAAGCTTTATCTCACCATGTCTGGAGAAAGCGGTGGTTCCCGCACCGAACAAATCGAAGGTGAAGTGGGTAGCGAAACTTCCCTCTGTAGCGCCGATTGTTTAAACACCTCCGCAACCGGTCAAACCTATTTTAGCAAAAGTACAGACAATGGAACTACCTGGAGTACCGCTGCACCCATTGGTACTGGCATTTCCCGTTCGGTGGATTCAGTCAATGAATTGATTCATTTCATGGAGGTTGATTCGTTAGGCAGGATTGATCTTGTTTATGGTACCCTCAACGACTCAAGGCGAACCATCTACCACACTCGCAGCAGCGATGAAGGAAGCACTTGGACCACCCCTGTCGCCTTAGGCACCCTGGATTCAAGGCCGGTAGGAGTTAATCACGATATCTCAGGAAGGCTGCATATTTTTTATCACTGTGAAGAAAGTGCGAGTTCAACCAATTATTGCTTCAACAGCGCTGAATAA